A single genomic interval of Passer domesticus isolate bPasDom1 chromosome 26, bPasDom1.hap1, whole genome shotgun sequence harbors:
- the TRIM41 gene encoding E3 ubiquitin-protein ligase TRIM41 yields the protein MAALGGPGPRPDPVETLQEEAICAICLDYFADPVSIGCGHNFCRGCISRLWARGAAQPGPGASARGPELGEDEEEEEEEEDEDELEEDELDVEQEEEEEEEAAGEEEDDDMWEEEEEEEEGELWGDPAEEEEEEEEEEEEEEEEPAAWAGGAAQGGGLYFDDEDAMEEDAEEEEEDEEEDEEEERRGVFTCPQCRKSFLQRSFRPNLQLANMVQIIRQLHPRPPRSPGTPPGARGAPGGPPELCERHQEPLKLFCEVDQAAICVVCREARAHRQHSVLPLDEVVQDCKNKLQSHLEPLRKQLEALLKQKCSEEEKISVLREQMQAEMQELEADFEVLHRFLAGEQVLLLRQLQERHEALLARQRRNLGALEERGAALRRLISDAEAAGRQDGLQLLKDIKGTFIRCENIKFQEPEMVPVDVGKKFRNCFLQDVVMRKMEKVFSKVPQADVTLDPSTAHPRLSLSLDRRSVRLSERRPEPAAGARRPDGDLCVLGAPGFSAGRHYWEVEVGGRRGWAVGAARETPRHRPKGAGGAAAPPRREIWAVGTSGKKYQALTATEQTALAPGEQPRRFGVYLDYERGQLCFYNAESMSHIHTFHICCRERVFPFFRVLARGTRIKICT from the exons aTGGCGGCGCTGGGCGGCCCCGGGCCGCGGCCGGACCCGGTGGAGACGCTGCAGGAGGAGGCGATCTGCGCCATCTGCCTCGACTACTTCGCCGACCCCGTGTCCATCGGCTGCGGGCACAACTTCTGCCGCGGCTGCATCTCCCGCCTGTGGGCCCGCGGCGCcgcgcagcccggcccgggcgCCTCCGCCCGCGGGCCCGAGCTGggcgaggacgaggaggaggaagaggaggaggaagacgAGGACGAGCTGGAGGAGGACGAGCTGGAcgtggagcaggaggaggaggaagaggaggaggccGCCggcgaggaggaggatgatgacatgtgggaggaggaggaggaggaggaggaaggcgaGCTGTGGGGAGACCccgctgaggaggaggaggaggaggaggaggaggaggaagaggaggaggaagagcccGCGGCgtgggcgggcggcgcggcgcaGGGCGGCGGGCTCTACTTCGACGATGAGGACGCGATGGAGGAGGAcgcggaggaggaggaagaggatgaggaagaggatgaggaagaagagcGGCGCGGCGTCTTCACGTGCCCGCAGTGCCGCAAGTCCTTCCTGCAGCGCTCCTTCCGCCCCAACCTGCAGCTGGCCAACATGGTGCAGATCATCCGCCAGCTGCACCCGCGGCCCCCGCGCAGCCCGGGGACCCCGCCCGGCGCCCGCGGCGCGCCCGGGGGGCCCCCCGAGCTCTGCGAGCGGCACCAGGAGCCGCTGAAGCTCTTCTGCGAGGTGGACCAGGCCGCCATCTGCGTGGTGTGCCGCGAGGCGCGCGCCCACCGCCAGCACAGCGTGCTGCCGCTCGACGAGGTGGTGCAGGACTGCAAG aACAAGCTGCAGAGCCACCTGGAGCCCctgaggaagcagctggaggcGCTGCTGAAGCAGAAATGCAGCGAGGAGGAGAAAATCTCCGTGCTCAGG GAGCAGATGCAGGCGGAgatgcaggagctggaggcgGATTTCGAGGTGCTGCACCGCTTCCTGGCGGGggagcaggtgctgctgctgcggcaGCTGCAGGAGCGGCACGAGGCGCTGCTGGCGCGGCAGCGCCGCAACCTCGGCGCCCTGGAGGAGAGGGGGGCGGCCCTGCGGCGCCTCATCAGCGACGCCGAGGCCGCCGGCAGGCAGGacgggctgcagctgctcaag GACATCAAGGGCACCTTCATCAg GTGCGAGAACATCAAATTCCAGGAGCCCGAGATGGTGCCGGTGGACGTGGGGAAGAAATTCAGGAATTGTTTCCTGCAGGACGTGGTGATGAGGAAGATGGAAAAGGTCTTCAGCAAAGTGCCCCAAG CCGACGTCACCCTGGACCCCTCCACGGCGCACCCCCGCCTCAGCCTGTCCCTGGACCGGCGCAGCGTCCGTCTGTCCGAGCGGCGCCCGGAGCCCGCGGCCGGCGCGCGGCGCCCCGACGGCGACCTGTGCGTGCTGGGCGCGCCCGGCTTCAGCGCCGGCCGCCACTACTGGGAGGTGGAGGTGGGCGGGCGCCGCGGCTGGGCGGTGGGCGCCGCGCGCGAGACCCCCCGGCACCGCCCCAAAGGGGCAGGGGGAGCGGCGGCGCCCCCGAGGCGGGAGATCTGGGCGGTGGGCACCAGCGGCAAGAAGTACCAGGCGCTGACGGCCACGGAGCAGACGGCGCTGGCGCCCGGCGAGCAGCCGCGGCGCTTCGGCGTCTACCTGGACTACGAGCGGGGCCAGCTGTGCTTCTACAACGCCGAGAGCATGAGCCACATCCACACCTTCCACATCTGCTGCCGCGAGCGCGTCTTCCCCTTCTTCCGCGTGCTGGCCCGGGGCACGCGCATCAAGATCTGCACCTGA
- the LOC135286372 gene encoding E3 ubiquitin-protein ligase TRIM7-like: MDALGDSARCPICREYFRDPVSIHCGHHFCRPCIERRWEWPTARFACPRCRDAAPARSLRPSPELARLLELARRLSRGETLGDAEEEDEEGCQKHREPLEAFCEEDGALLCAICRESRAHRAHAVLPLPEAVRERKEQIQAGLRALKDGRDELLELREAEMRRGCECLERTEVERQRILAQFQELRLSLDELCRHLLARLGRLESGVGQAQEESRAALSRDISRLESRARELQERCQQPARTFLQGIGSALRSLAEENVQVPPSPLLEMEEKIRHFREENILLGETLRGVRDILAFELPEKMAVTLDPSTAHPRLLVAPDGSSVSWERAQNLPEPEAEPGTDPSVLGLEAVAAGRRCWDVRVSPEGSWALGVATEPPGSGPEPPERELWSVGLCQGRFWALSPRGRAPFSAGRAPGGVRVALDYESGRVAFFDADRRSLIFAFAAASFGGHRVRPWFLVWGEGSRITLCP, translated from the exons ATGGACGCGCTCGGCGACTCGGCGCGCTGCCCCATCTGCCGGGAGTACTTCCGCGACCCCGTGTCCATCCACTGCGGCCACCACTTCTGCCGGCCGTGCATCGAGCGCCGCTGGGAGTGGCCCACGGCCCGCTTCGCCTGCCCGCGCTGCCGGGACGCGGCGCCGGCGCGGAGCCTCCGCCCCAGCCCGGAGCTGGCGCGGCTGCTGGAGCTCGCCCGGCGGCTGAGCCGCGGGGAAACGCTGGGAGACGccgaggaggaggatgaggaagggTGCCAGAAGCACCGGGAGCCGCTGGAGGCTTTCTGCGAGGAGGACGGGGCGCTGCTGTGCGCGATCTGCCGCGAGTCGCGGGCGCACCGGGCGCACGCGGTGCTGCCGCTGCCCGAGGCCGTGCGGGAGCGCAAG GAGCAAATCCAGGCCGGGCTGCGAGCCCTGAAGGACGGCAGGGACGAACTCCTGGAGCTCCGCGAGGCCGAGATGAGGCGGGGCTGCGAGTGCTTG GAGAGGACCGAGGTGGAGCGGCAGCGGATCCTGGCGCAGTTCCAGGAGCTGCGCCTCTCCCTGGACGAGCTCTGCCGGCACCTCCTGGCCCGCCTGGGGCGCCTGGAGAGCGGCGTCGGGCAGGCGCAGGAGGAGAGCCGGGCCGCGCTGAGCCGGGACATCTCCCGGCTGGAGAGCCGcgcccgggagctgcaggagaggtgCCAGCAGCCGGCCAGGACCTTCCTGCAG GGCATCGGCAGCGCCTTGCGCAG CCTCGCGGAGGAAAACGTCCAGGTGCCCCCGTCGCCTCTGCTGGAGATGGAGGAGAAAATTCGTCACTTCAGGGAGGAAAATATTCTCCTGGGGGAGACGCTGAGGGGCGTCCGAG acatccTGGCCTTTGAGCTGCCGGAGAAAA TGGCCGTGACGCTGGACCCCAGCACGGCCCACCCCCGGCTGCTGGTGGCCCCCGACGGCAGCAGCGTCAGCTGGGAAAGAGCCCAGAACCTTCCGGAGCCCGAGGCGGAGCCCGGCACCGACCCCTCGGTGCTGGGCCTCGAGGCCGTCGCGGCCGGGCGGCGCTGCTGGGACGTGCGCGTGTCCCCCGAGGGCTCCTGGGCGCTGGGGGTGGCCACGGAGCCCCCCGGGAGCGGGCCGGAGCCCCCCGAGCGGGAGCTGTGGTCggtggggctgtgccagggccgcTTCTGGGCTCTGTCCCCCCGGGGGCGCGCCCCGTTTTCGGCCGGCCGCGCTCCCGGCGGGGTCCGGGTGGCGCTGGACTACGAGAGCGGCCGCGTGGCCTTCTTCGACGCCGACCGCAGGAGCCTCATCTTCGCCTTCGCCGCCGCCTCCTTCGGCGGGCACAGGGTGCGGCCCTGGTTCCTGGTGTGGGGAGAGGGCTCCCGCATCACGCTgtgcccctga
- the LOC135286370 gene encoding E3 ubiquitin-protein ligase TRIM39-like, with amino-acid sequence MNKCKTNRRKAAEPRWFLVLTARGGSRSPGVIFGAERREKGAAGRRERGAAGGFQPSRPGPTPAMEQRGAAGTLLASASCPLCLGLFQDPVSIHCGHNFCRGCIERCWRSSRDSFPCPRCREAAPERGLRPNAELAALIRAAQELSLRGGAAAGAEPRCRRHGEALKLFCEEERSPVCRVCRRSPRHRLHAAVPIEEAAQERKEKFQAQAQILREKREEMLAMKAAEEEKSSDLLARVAAERQRLRRRLRELRERLAGQERLLLARLAGLERDIARRREQSTGRLAEQIAAAGRQIQELEEKCRQPPWELLQDSSDILSRLEQQSAPEPGETPAELAEEPTGLPQEKFTLKEMLRKFQVSLTLDPDTAHPRLALSEDGKSVRWADARRAVPDHPKRFDSSRCVLGRQAFASGRHYWEVRVGRGAAWAVGVARESVARKGRLSVRPELGVWAVGRCGGRCQALASPGVPIALPRAPEVVGVYLDYEGGRVAFVDAGGEAPMFAYAPASFGGERVLPLLCLGRGCQFRLCP; translated from the exons ATGAATAAATGCAAAACAAATCGACGGAAAGCAGCGGAACCGCGCTGGTTCCTGGTTCTGACCGCGAGGGGAGGCTCGCGCTCGCccggggtgatttttggggcagaaaggagggaaaaaggagctgcagggaggagggaaagaggagctgcGGGTGGATTCCAGCCCAGCCG GCCCGGTCCGACCCCGGCCATGGAGCAGCGCGGCGCCGCCGGGACCCTCCTCGCCTCGGCCTCGTGCCCGCTGTGCCTCGGCCTCTTCCAGGACCCCGTGTCCATCCACTGCGGCCACAACTTCTGCCGCGGCTGCATCGAGCGCTGCTGGCGGAGCTCCCGGGACAGCTTCCCGTGCCCGCGCTGCCGGGAGGCGGCCCCGGAGCGCGGCCTGCGGCCCAACGCGGAGCTGGCCGCGCTCATCCGCGCTGCGCAGGAGCTGAGCCTCCGCGGGGGCGCagcggcgggcgcggagccgcgGTGCCGGCGGCACGGCGAGGCGCTGAAGCTGTTCTGCGAGGAGGAGCGGAGCCCCGTGTGCCGCGTGtgccgccgctccccgcggcACCGGCTGCACGCCGCCGTGCCCATCGAGGAGGCGGCGCAGGAGCGCAAG GAGAAATTCCAGGCTCAGGCGCAGATCCtcagggaaaagagggaagagaTGCTGGCGATGAAGGCGGCGGAGGAAGAGAAGAGCTCGGACTTGCTG GCGCGGGTGGCGGCGGAGCGGCAGCggctgcggcggcggctgcgggaGCTGCGGGAGCGGCTGGCGGGGCAGGagcggctgctcctggcgcGGCTGGCCGGGCTGGAGCGGGACATCGCGCggagaagggagcagagcaccGGCCGGCTGGCCGAGCAGATCGCCGCCGCGGGCCGGCAGatccaggagctggaggagaagtGCCGGCAGCCGccctgggagctcctgcag GACAGCAGCGACATCCTCAGCAG gctggagcagcagagtgCCCCCGAGCCCGGGGAGactccagcagagctggcagaggaaCCCACGGGGCTGCCCCAGGAAAAATTCACCCTCAAAGAGATGCTGAGGAAGTTCCAAG TCAGCCTGACGCTGGATCCCGACACGGCGCACCCGCGCCTCGCCCTCTCCGAGGACGGCAAGAGCGTGCGCTGGGCCGACGCCCGCCGAGCCGTGCCCGACCACCCCAAACGCTTCGACTCCTCCCGCTGCGTGCTGGGCCGCCAGGCCTTCGCCTCCGGCCGCCACTACTGGGAGGTGCGGGTGGGCCGCGGCGCCGCCTGGGCCGTCGGCGTGGCCCGCGAGTCCGTGGCCAGGAAAGGCCGGCTCAGCGTCAGGCCCGAGCTGGGCGTCTGGGCCGTGGGGCGCTGCGGGGGCCGCTGCCAGGCGCTGGCGTCGCCCGGCGTGCCCATCGCCCTGCCGCGGGCGCCCGAGGTGGTGGGGGTCTACCTGGACTACGAGGGCGGGCGAGTGGCGTTCGTGGACGCGGGCGGCGAGGCGCCGATGTTCGCCTACGCGCCGGCGAGCTTTGGGGGGGAGAGGGTGCTgcccctgctgtgcctggggagggggtgccAATTCAGGCTGTGCCCCTGA